In the Deinococcus ficus genome, one interval contains:
- a CDS encoding SMP-30/gluconolactonase/LRE family protein — translation MTLQATHPDFLTLFPEDAAFEQVGRGFTWAEGPIYLPGRGCVVFSDVRENRTWRFTDLGVLAVELEPSHHQNGHCLDARGRLIACSHGLRALLRQEDSGEWTVLADRFEGLRLNSPNDVALHPDGSLWFSDPTYGIDKPEEGYGGDMELPGRWVFRLDPDGTLTAPIRDRSKPNGLAFADAGTLLLADTGDGAVYRYRVTPDGAATLNGEHFRVSPGKTDGLRLDEQGRIWSSAADGVHVLTPDGRKLGRILVPETVSNLCFGGPDGTLLYMTATTGLYRIPTRTRALTWAAPSA, via the coding sequence ATGACCCTGCAGGCCACCCACCCGGACTTCCTGACCCTGTTTCCCGAGGACGCCGCGTTTGAGCAGGTGGGCCGCGGCTTCACCTGGGCGGAGGGCCCCATCTACCTGCCCGGGCGGGGTTGCGTGGTGTTCAGCGACGTGCGCGAGAACCGCACCTGGCGTTTCACGGACCTGGGGGTGCTGGCGGTGGAACTGGAGCCCAGCCACCACCAGAACGGCCACTGCTTGGACGCGCGGGGGCGTCTGATTGCCTGCTCGCACGGGTTGCGGGCCCTGCTGCGCCAGGAGGACAGCGGTGAGTGGACGGTCCTGGCCGACCGGTTCGAGGGGCTGCGGCTGAACAGCCCGAACGACGTGGCCCTGCACCCGGACGGCAGCCTGTGGTTCAGCGACCCCACCTACGGCATCGACAAGCCGGAGGAGGGGTACGGCGGGGACATGGAGCTTCCGGGCCGCTGGGTGTTCCGCCTGGACCCGGACGGCACCCTGACGGCGCCCATCCGGGACCGCAGCAAACCGAACGGGCTGGCCTTCGCGGACGCGGGCACCCTGCTGCTGGCCGACACCGGCGACGGCGCCGTGTACCGCTACCGCGTCACGCCGGACGGCGCGGCCACCCTGAACGGCGAGCACTTCCGCGTGTCGCCCGGCAAGACGGACGGCCTGCGCCTGGACGAGCAGGGCCGCATCTGGAGCAGCGCCGCGGACGGCGTGCACGTGCTCACGCCGGACGGCCGGAAACTGGGCCGGATTCTGGTGCCGGAAACGGTGAGCAACCTGTGCTTCGGCGGGCCGGACGGCACGCTGCTGTACATGACGGCCACGACCGGCCTGTACCGCATTCCTACCCGCACCCGCGCGCTGACCTGGGCCGCACCAAGCGCGTGA
- a CDS encoding IS3 family transposase (programmed frameshift), with translation MTNRRIHTAEFKRDAVQLARTSGNLAGTARDLGINASLLRKWMNAEQQRGESAFPGQGKQVLTPEQQEIQRLRKENEILRQEREILKKGSGLLCQRNHTMRYQFIRDHREQYRLDVMCRVLEVSVSGYHSWRRRPISKRTQQDALLQQRIRDTHQRSKGRYGAPRVHAELRAEGLRVSRKRVARLMRLGGLRAKGKRRWVQTTHSSHTMPVCPNLLARQFEVQQPNQVWASDLTFLPTREGWLYLAVTLDLHSRAVVGYAMDTQMPATLPLAALQMAARRRLPSPGLMHHSDRGSQYASGLFQAELARMRARGSMSRKGDCWDNAVVESFFSSLKRELMDENIFETREVARQAVFEFIEVFYNRQRRHSTLGYLTPHEFERQATAA, from the exons ATGACGAACCGAAGAATCCATACCGCCGAGTTCAAGCGAGATGCTGTACAACTCGCCCGAACCAGCGGCAACCTCGCGGGCACCGCCCGCGACCTGGGCATCAACGCCTCTTTGCTGCGGAAATGGATGAATGCCGAGCAGCAGAGGGGGGAATCCGCCTTCCCCGGTCAAGGGAAGCAGGTGTTGACCCCGGAGCAACAGGAGATTCAGCGACTCCGCAAAGAGAACGAGATTCTGCGTCAGGAGCGTGAAATCCTGAAAAAAG GCAGCGGCCTTCTTTGCCAAAGAAATCACACGATGAGGTACCAGTTCATCCGAGACCACCGCGAGCAGTACCGCCTGGACGTGATGTGCCGGGTCCTGGAGGTATCGGTGAGCGGGTACCACAGTTGGCGGAGAAGGCCGATTTCCAAGCGCACGCAGCAGGATGCGCTGCTCCAGCAGCGCATCCGAGACACTCACCAACGCAGCAAAGGACGTTACGGGGCACCACGCGTTCACGCAGAACTGCGAGCTGAAGGTCTCCGGGTCTCCCGGAAGCGGGTCGCGCGCCTGATGCGCCTGGGTGGTCTGCGGGCCAAAGGAAAGCGCCGTTGGGTGCAAACCACGCACAGCAGTCACACCATGCCGGTCTGCCCGAATCTGCTGGCACGCCAGTTTGAGGTGCAGCAGCCGAATCAGGTGTGGGCGTCAGACCTGACGTTCCTGCCCACCCGGGAAGGCTGGCTGTACCTGGCCGTCACCCTGGACCTGCATTCGCGGGCGGTGGTGGGCTACGCCATGGACACGCAGATGCCGGCCACCTTGCCGCTGGCTGCCCTTCAGATGGCTGCCCGGCGCCGTCTTCCATCTCCCGGTCTGATGCATCACAGTGACCGGGGCAGTCAATACGCGAGTGGGCTCTTTCAGGCAGAACTGGCCCGCATGCGGGCCAGAGGCAGTATGAGCCGCAAGGGGGATTGCTGGGACAATGCCGTGGTGGAAAGCTTCTTCAGCTCCCTGAAACGGGAGCTGATGGACGAGAACATCTTTGAGACTCGAGAGGTGGCCCGACAGGCGGTGTTCGAATTCATCGAGGTCTTCTACAACCGCCAGCGTCGCCATTCCACCCTGGGCTACTTGACGCCCCACGAGTTCGAACGGCAAGCTACAGCCGCTTAA
- the pta gene encoding phosphate acetyltransferase, whose translation MKTLFVAPTRNGVGLSSTALGLTRALERQGLHVAFLKPIAQVHDGADDSVHFARAVAHLTPPDPLDLAHAEEQLSLGAEEELMEGVIALAREATRPHPDSGPADVLIVEGLALNERNVYASPLNASLARNLEADTILVTSLQGVTPAELADEMEIAAQAYRRSDGGGLAGFVLNFAPKDLDFGGLMAELRARSQVIASGELPLLGVIAVSDELAAPRVIDIAHHLHAEIVNEGEAHLRRVRSNVVTARTVPRMAHLFGPGALIVTPGDREDVVMAAALSHMSGTPLAGLVFTSGSAPEEGIQNLCQTALTSTLPVLRVPTNSFETASRLSRLDPRVPHDDTARMDRVLDFIADRMDTVPLGTRLRRPDETRERRMPPSAFRYELIQKARAANKRIVLPEGDEPRTVKAAIRCTEKGIARCVLLAHPDKVHQVAHSQGLSIPDGLEILDPDTIRARYVAPMVELRKTKGLTPNQAEAQLEDTVVLGTMMLALGEVDGLVSGAVHTTANTVRPALQLIKTAPGARLVSSIFFMLMPEQVLVYGDAAINPDPAAEELADIAIQSADSARAFGLPVRVAMLSYSTGESGSGADVEKVKEATRLVHERRPDITIDGPLQYDAASVQSVGRSKAPGSPVAGRATVFIFPDLNTGNTTYKAVQRSAGVVAVGPMLQGLRKPVNDLSRGALVDDIVYTIALTAIQATQVEKKSAPDATA comes from the coding sequence ATGAAAACCCTGTTCGTCGCCCCCACCCGCAACGGCGTGGGGCTCAGCAGCACCGCGCTCGGCCTGACCCGCGCCCTGGAACGCCAGGGCCTGCACGTCGCCTTCCTCAAGCCCATCGCGCAGGTCCACGACGGCGCGGACGACAGCGTCCACTTCGCCCGCGCGGTCGCGCACCTCACCCCGCCCGACCCCCTGGACCTCGCGCACGCCGAGGAACAGCTCAGCCTGGGCGCCGAGGAGGAACTGATGGAGGGCGTGATCGCCCTGGCGCGCGAGGCCACCCGCCCTCACCCGGACAGCGGCCCCGCCGACGTGCTGATCGTCGAAGGCCTCGCCCTGAACGAACGCAACGTGTACGCCAGCCCCCTCAACGCCTCCCTGGCCCGCAACCTGGAAGCCGACACCATCCTCGTCACCAGCCTCCAGGGCGTCACCCCGGCCGAACTCGCCGACGAGATGGAAATCGCCGCGCAGGCCTACCGCCGCAGCGACGGCGGCGGCCTGGCCGGCTTCGTGCTGAACTTCGCGCCGAAAGACCTGGACTTCGGCGGCCTGATGGCCGAACTCCGCGCCCGCAGCCAGGTGATCGCCAGCGGCGAACTGCCCCTCCTCGGCGTGATCGCCGTCTCCGACGAACTCGCCGCACCCCGGGTGATCGACATCGCCCACCACCTCCACGCCGAGATCGTCAACGAAGGCGAAGCCCACCTCCGCCGCGTGCGCAGCAACGTCGTCACCGCCCGCACCGTGCCCCGCATGGCTCACCTGTTCGGCCCCGGCGCCCTGATCGTCACCCCCGGCGACCGCGAGGACGTCGTCATGGCCGCCGCCCTCAGCCACATGAGCGGCACCCCCCTCGCCGGACTCGTGTTCACCAGCGGCAGCGCCCCCGAAGAAGGCATCCAGAACCTCTGCCAGACCGCCCTGACCAGCACTCTCCCGGTCCTGCGCGTCCCCACCAACTCCTTCGAGACCGCCTCCCGCCTCTCCCGCCTGGACCCCCGCGTCCCCCACGACGACACCGCCCGCATGGACCGCGTACTGGACTTCATCGCCGACCGCATGGACACCGTCCCCCTCGGCACCCGCCTGCGCCGCCCCGACGAAACCCGCGAACGCCGCATGCCCCCCAGCGCCTTCCGCTACGAGCTCATCCAGAAAGCCCGCGCCGCGAACAAACGCATCGTCCTCCCCGAAGGGGATGAGCCCCGCACCGTCAAGGCCGCCATCCGCTGCACCGAAAAAGGCATCGCCCGCTGCGTGCTCCTCGCCCACCCCGACAAGGTCCACCAGGTCGCCCACAGCCAGGGCCTCAGCATCCCCGACGGCCTGGAAATCCTCGACCCGGACACCATCCGCGCCCGCTACGTCGCCCCCATGGTCGAGCTGCGCAAGACCAAAGGCCTCACCCCCAACCAGGCCGAAGCGCAACTCGAGGACACCGTCGTCCTCGGCACCATGATGCTCGCCCTGGGCGAGGTCGACGGCCTCGTCTCCGGCGCCGTGCACACCACCGCCAACACCGTCCGCCCCGCCCTGCAACTCATCAAAACCGCCCCCGGCGCCCGCCTCGTGAGCAGCATCTTCTTCATGCTGATGCCCGAACAGGTCCTCGTGTACGGCGACGCCGCCATCAACCCCGACCCCGCCGCCGAGGAGCTTGCCGACATCGCCATCCAGAGTGCCGACAGCGCCCGCGCCTTCGGCCTGCCCGTCCGCGTCGCCATGCTCAGCTACAGCACCGGCGAATCCGGCAGCGGCGCCGACGTCGAGAAGGTCAAGGAAGCCACCCGCCTCGTCCACGAACGCCGCCCCGACATCACCATCGACGGCCCCCTCCAGTACGACGCCGCCAGCGTCCAGTCCGTCGGCCGCAGCAAGGCCCCGGGCAGCCCCGTCGCCGGCCGCGCCACCGTGTTCATCTTCCCCGACCTGAACACCGGCAACACCACCTACAAGGCCGTGCAGCGCAGCGCCGGCGTCGTCGCCGTCGGCCCCATGCTCCAGGGCCTGCGTAAACCCGTCAACGACCTCTCCCGCGGCGCCCTCGTGGACGACATCGTCTACACCATCGCCCTCACCGCGATCCAGGCCACCCAGGTGGAGAAGAAATCGGCCCCTGATGCGACGGCCTGA
- a CDS encoding acetate kinase, translating to MWTLILNCGSSSVKFAVLDPASGQVRLTGLAEKLGAGAEHAPPGTGATIRFEVDGERQHRPLTSGTYAEAFDAIGQRIRTLPDPPSIGAVGHRTVHGGTRFSGSVLITPEVLDAMRECIPLAPLHNPANIAGIEAAQAAFPGLPQVAVFDTAFHHTLPDVAARYAVPDTWYREYGVRRYGFHGTSHAYVARRAAPMLDRPLEDLNLITAHLGNGSSVCAVQGGQSVDTSMGLTPLEGLVMGTRSGDVDPGLHEFMHNTAGLTLEQVMTALNKHSGLKGLSGGLSNDMRELEEAAHSGHAAAQFALDAFVYRLAKYVAGMAVALGRVDGLVFTGGIGENSAYIRQRTVERLGVLGFHLDAEANANLPRGTRGLISAPGSVPVLVVTTNEELAIALETLRLVTGDPEDRPALTEEHPA from the coding sequence ATGTGGACCCTGATCCTCAACTGCGGGTCCAGCAGCGTGAAATTCGCGGTGCTGGACCCCGCCTCCGGCCAGGTACGCCTCACCGGTCTGGCCGAGAAACTCGGCGCAGGCGCCGAGCACGCCCCACCCGGTACCGGCGCCACCATCCGCTTCGAGGTGGACGGTGAGCGCCAGCACCGCCCCCTGACCAGCGGCACGTACGCCGAGGCCTTCGACGCCATCGGGCAGCGCATCCGCACCCTGCCCGACCCGCCCAGCATCGGCGCGGTCGGGCACCGCACCGTGCACGGCGGCACCCGCTTCTCCGGGTCGGTGCTGATCACCCCGGAGGTACTGGACGCCATGCGGGAGTGCATTCCGCTGGCGCCGCTGCACAACCCCGCCAACATCGCCGGTATCGAGGCCGCCCAGGCCGCCTTTCCCGGCCTGCCGCAGGTTGCGGTGTTCGACACGGCCTTCCACCACACCCTGCCGGACGTCGCCGCGCGCTACGCCGTGCCGGACACCTGGTACCGGGAGTACGGCGTGCGCCGCTACGGCTTCCACGGCACCAGTCACGCCTACGTGGCCCGCCGGGCCGCGCCCATGCTGGACCGCCCGCTGGAGGACCTGAACCTGATCACCGCGCACCTCGGCAACGGCAGCAGCGTGTGCGCCGTGCAGGGCGGCCAGAGCGTGGACACCAGCATGGGCCTCACGCCGCTGGAGGGCCTGGTCATGGGCACCCGCAGCGGCGACGTGGACCCCGGCCTGCACGAATTCATGCATAACACTGCCGGGCTCACCCTGGAGCAGGTGATGACCGCCCTGAACAAGCACAGCGGCCTCAAGGGCCTGTCCGGCGGGCTCTCCAACGACATGCGCGAACTGGAAGAGGCTGCCCACAGCGGGCACGCCGCGGCGCAGTTCGCGCTGGACGCCTTCGTGTACCGCCTCGCCAAGTACGTGGCCGGCATGGCCGTCGCGCTCGGCCGCGTGGACGGCCTGGTGTTCACCGGCGGCATCGGCGAGAACAGTGCGTACATCCGCCAGCGGACCGTGGAGCGGCTGGGCGTGCTGGGCTTCCACCTGGACGCCGAAGCCAACGCCAACCTGCCCCGCGGCACCCGGGGCCTGATCAGCGCGCCCGGCAGCGTGCCGGTCCTCGTCGTGACCACCAACGAGGAACTCGCCATCGCCCTGGAAACCCTGCGGCTCGTCACCGGCGACCCCGAGGACCGCCCCGCCCTCACCGAGGAGCACCCCGCATGA